A region of Streptomyces sp. NBC_01750 DNA encodes the following proteins:
- a CDS encoding FmdB family zinc ribbon protein, translated as MATYEYLCSRCGPFDVKLAIGTAPKVYGCPVCAGAARRVYSSPGFTLTSNAVAALHDQEEQAREAPAVVSEVPSRTRVPRHPHPALSRLPRP; from the coding sequence ATGGCAACCTATGAATATCTATGCAGCCGATGTGGGCCCTTCGACGTGAAGTTGGCGATCGGGACGGCGCCCAAGGTTTACGGTTGCCCTGTTTGCGCAGGCGCTGCGAGACGTGTGTACTCCTCGCCCGGCTTTACGCTGACCTCGAACGCGGTCGCCGCCCTTCATGACCAGGAGGAGCAGGCCCGTGAGGCCCCGGCAGTAGTCTCCGAAGTGCCGTCACGCACAAGGGTGCCACGGCACCCGCACCCCGCGCTCTCGCGGTTGCCGCGTCCCTGA
- the crcB gene encoding fluoride efflux transporter CrcB — MIILLAVGAAAAAGAVARYVLGQYVQYRSPGAFPRGTWLINVSGSFVLGLLVGLGARHALPEQVVTIAGVGFCGAYTTFSTFSYELVLLCEKGQVGKALLYAASSLAVGLAAAAAALAIGSF, encoded by the coding sequence GTGATCATCCTGCTCGCCGTCGGTGCGGCGGCCGCGGCCGGGGCAGTGGCGCGTTACGTCCTCGGCCAGTACGTGCAGTACCGGAGCCCGGGCGCGTTCCCACGCGGCACCTGGCTGATCAACGTGAGCGGATCGTTCGTGCTGGGGCTTCTGGTGGGCCTCGGCGCACGGCACGCATTGCCGGAGCAGGTCGTGACCATTGCCGGCGTGGGTTTCTGCGGCGCCTATACGACGTTCTCCACATTCAGTTACGAGTTGGTCCTCCTGTGCGAGAAAGGGCAGGTCGGCAAGGCCCTGCTGTACGCCGCTTCGAGTCTCGCGGTGGGTCTTGCGGCAGCAGCGGCGGCGCTCGCGATCGGGTCGTTCTGA
- the rsgA gene encoding ribosome small subunit-dependent GTPase A, producing the protein MGSSSASSHPLTPYGWDEGWETEFAPYAEQGLLLGRVVRVDRGQCDVVTPAGLVRADTEFVVPRDPMKVVCTGDWVAVDPEGGDPRYVRTLLPRRTAFVRSTSSKRSEGQVLATNIDHVVICVSLAVELDLGRIERFLALAMSSSSGDALLHKSAHSWESGAQPLVVLTKADLVPDVTGLSYLVQDVETTAPGVQVLGVSSASGEGIDVLSAILSGGTSVLLGASGAGKSTLANALLGEDVMDVRATRDVDGKGRHTTTTRNLFVLPGGGVLIDTPGLRGVGLWDAETGVGQVFSEIEELAEECRFHDCAHESEPSCAVLVAIEDGSLPERRLESYRKLLRENRRIVAKTDARLRAEILRDWKQKGAEGRAAMQVKRGRVR; encoded by the coding sequence ATGGGTTCGTCCTCGGCTTCCTCGCATCCCCTCACTCCCTACGGCTGGGATGAGGGCTGGGAGACTGAGTTCGCCCCGTACGCGGAGCAGGGTCTGCTGCTCGGCCGTGTCGTACGTGTCGACCGCGGTCAGTGTGATGTCGTCACTCCGGCAGGCCTTGTCCGTGCTGATACCGAGTTCGTCGTTCCCCGCGACCCGATGAAGGTCGTATGTACGGGGGACTGGGTCGCTGTCGACCCCGAAGGTGGCGATCCGCGGTACGTGCGGACGCTGCTGCCGCGGCGCACCGCCTTTGTGCGGTCGACGTCGTCCAAGCGCTCCGAGGGCCAGGTACTGGCCACCAACATCGATCACGTCGTCATCTGTGTGTCGCTCGCGGTCGAACTCGATCTCGGGCGCATCGAGCGGTTCCTCGCACTCGCGATGTCCAGCTCCAGCGGTGATGCGCTGCTGCATAAATCGGCACATTCCTGGGAGAGCGGCGCGCAGCCGCTCGTCGTGCTCACCAAGGCCGATTTGGTGCCCGATGTGACGGGTCTTTCGTATCTCGTCCAGGACGTGGAGACGACCGCGCCCGGAGTGCAGGTGCTGGGCGTCAGTTCGGCGTCAGGCGAGGGCATCGATGTGCTCTCCGCGATCCTCTCCGGCGGGACGAGTGTGCTGCTCGGCGCGTCCGGCGCGGGCAAGTCGACGCTCGCCAACGCGCTGCTCGGCGAGGACGTGATGGATGTGCGGGCGACCCGTGACGTCGACGGCAAGGGCCGGCACACCACCACGACCCGCAACCTCTTCGTGCTCCCCGGCGGGGGTGTGCTGATCGACACGCCTGGGCTGCGCGGCGTAGGGCTCTGGGACGCGGAGACCGGCGTGGGCCAGGTCTTCTCGGAGATCGAGGAGCTCGCCGAGGAGTGCCGCTTCCACGACTGCGCTCACGAGTCGGAGCCGAGCTGTGCGGTGCTCGTCGCGATCGAGGACGGTTCGCTGCCGGAGCGGCGGCTGGAGAGCTACCGCAAGTTGCTGCGGGAGAACCGGCGCATCGTCGCGAAGACGGACGCGCGGCTGCGGGCGGAGATCCTGCGCGACTGGAAGCAGAAGGGCGCCGAGGGTCGCGCGGCGATGCAGGTGAAGCGCGGCCGGGTGCGCTGA
- a CDS encoding AmiS/UreI family transporter, with protein MGNVGLLFVGAVLFINGMLLLGKVDAKAAAVFNLFVGALQVLTPTYLIFVAAGEPRGILAASGIYLFGFTYLYVGVGLLAGLDSTGVGYYSLFVAVAALGYSFVNFRIFRDYPFGVIWLYWAFLWFLFFLLLGLKMDSLRIYTGWVTAIQGWVTGAIPAALLLSGYWVSPNETAIALAVFGVVVFGALWPLTRNSRQPAPAAPAAGSVGAQT; from the coding sequence GTGGGAAACGTGGGACTGCTGTTTGTCGGTGCAGTGCTCTTCATCAACGGAATGCTGTTGCTCGGGAAGGTCGACGCCAAGGCGGCAGCGGTGTTCAACCTGTTCGTGGGCGCACTGCAGGTGCTGACGCCGACTTATCTCATCTTCGTCGCCGCCGGCGAACCCAGAGGGATCCTGGCGGCATCCGGCATCTATCTGTTCGGCTTCACCTACCTGTATGTAGGTGTGGGCCTCCTCGCCGGTCTCGACAGTACCGGCGTCGGCTACTACTCCCTGTTCGTTGCGGTTGCGGCCCTGGGGTACTCGTTCGTCAATTTCCGGATCTTCAGGGACTACCCGTTCGGGGTCATCTGGCTCTACTGGGCGTTCCTGTGGTTCCTGTTCTTCCTGTTGCTCGGTCTCAAGATGGACAGTCTCAGAATCTATACAGGCTGGGTCACGGCGATCCAGGGCTGGGTCACCGGCGCGATTCCCGCGGCGCTGCTGCTCTCCGGCTACTGGGTGAGCCCCAATGAAACCGCCATCGCGCTGGCGGTGTTCGGCGTGGTGGTGTTCGGGGCGCTGTGGCCCCTCACCCGGAATTCGCGGCAACCGGCCCCAGCCGCCCCGGCGGCCGGAAGCGTAGGCGCACAAACGTGA
- the fmdA gene encoding formamidase: MPEIIFNVDHSKSMRDQDVPGHNRWHPDVPTVAMVKPGAEFRMECRDWTDCQVGNNDTANDVRDIDLTIPHMLSGPVGVEGAEPGDLLVVDILDLGPVPQQTGDAAGQGWGYTGIFAKANGGGFLTDYFPDAYKAIWDFHGQQAVSRHLPGISFTGITHPGLFGTAPSTEMLARWNAREQALIDTDPNRVPPLAVPPDSTNALAGTATGDLATRIAAEGARTVPARENGGNHDIKNFTRGSRVFYPVHVKDAKLSGGDLHFSQGDGEITFCGAIEMGGFIDFHVDLIKGGMETYGISTNPVFIPGNVEPRYTEFLTFIGISVDHDTDTNYYLDATLAYRRACLNAVEYFKKFGYSGEQAYLLLGSSPIEGRISGIVDIPNACCSLYVPTAMFDFEVRPSAAGPMKADRGQCALATA, translated from the coding sequence ATGCCAGAAATCATCTTCAATGTGGACCACAGTAAGTCGATGCGTGACCAGGACGTTCCCGGACACAACAGGTGGCACCCGGACGTCCCCACCGTCGCCATGGTGAAGCCGGGAGCGGAGTTCCGCATGGAATGCCGCGACTGGACCGACTGCCAGGTCGGCAACAACGACACCGCCAACGACGTACGCGACATCGACCTGACCATCCCTCACATGCTCAGCGGTCCGGTAGGCGTGGAGGGCGCCGAACCCGGCGACCTGCTCGTCGTCGACATACTCGACCTCGGCCCCGTGCCGCAGCAGACCGGGGACGCGGCGGGCCAGGGCTGGGGCTACACCGGTATCTTCGCCAAGGCCAACGGCGGCGGCTTCCTGACCGACTATTTCCCGGACGCCTACAAGGCGATATGGGACTTCCACGGACAGCAGGCGGTCTCCCGCCACCTTCCCGGGATCAGCTTCACCGGGATCACCCACCCCGGGCTGTTCGGAACCGCCCCGTCCACCGAGATGCTCGCACGCTGGAACGCCCGCGAGCAGGCGCTGATCGACACCGACCCGAACCGGGTCCCGCCACTCGCCGTACCGCCGGACAGCACCAACGCACTCGCGGGCACGGCCACCGGAGACCTCGCCACGCGCATCGCCGCGGAAGGCGCACGCACGGTGCCGGCCCGCGAGAACGGAGGCAACCACGACATCAAGAACTTCACGCGCGGTTCGCGGGTCTTCTACCCCGTACACGTCAAGGACGCCAAGCTCTCGGGAGGCGACCTGCACTTCAGTCAGGGCGACGGAGAAATCACCTTCTGCGGCGCCATCGAGATGGGCGGCTTCATCGACTTCCACGTCGACCTGATCAAGGGCGGCATGGAGACGTACGGCATCTCCACCAACCCGGTGTTCATTCCGGGCAACGTCGAACCGAGGTACACGGAGTTCCTCACTTTCATCGGAATCTCCGTCGACCACGACACGGACACGAACTACTACCTCGACGCGACACTGGCCTACCGCCGGGCCTGCCTCAACGCCGTCGAGTACTTCAAGAAGTTCGGCTACAGCGGAGAGCAGGCCTACCTGCTGCTCGGCTCCTCCCCCATAGAGGGACGTATCAGCGGCATCGTCGACATCCCCAACGCCTGCTGCTCGTTGTACGTACCCACCGCCATGTTCGACTTCGAGGTCCGTCCCAGCGCCGCCGGACCGATGAAGGCCGACCGAGGCCAGTGCGCGTTGGCCACCGCCTGA